DNA from Rosa rugosa chromosome 6, drRosRugo1.1, whole genome shotgun sequence:
aagaaacttaaAAGAAAGTAAAAACAAGGAACAAACAGCACACAAATGTTTCCATTTTCTAGTTTGATTttgtttcctagtccaacctgGGTTTTGTTTCCAGCATACACAAATGTTAACCAGACATTATAAATAAGGTGGCAACTCAATTGGATCTTTCATTTCCAAACACAGCGAGCAATTCTATCACACCTTAAACCTTTCAGCCACAACGATGAAATCAGCTCTTgttattctcttcttcttctgtttgtcTGTTCACCAATCCCAAGGAGCATCTTTTTCACTCCCAAACCTAAACCATCATGAAATACCCATCCACGTACCACAGCCTGAAAGCATTGCTTTCGACTGCAATGGCGCTCCCTACGTGGGTGTGGCTGATGGCAGGATATTCAAGTGGCTAGGATACCCTTTTGGGTGGAGAGAATTCGCAGTCACCTCCCCCAATAGGCCGAGAGGAGTATGTGATTTAACAACCAACAAAGACAATGAACCGATATgcgggaggccacttggtttgaaatttgaccTCACAACATGTGAACTGTATATCGCAGATGCCTATTTTGGACTTCTAAAGACAGGACCAAATGGTGGAGTAGCTCAAATACTTGCGACATCTGCTGAAGGAGTTCCTTTCCGTTTCTTAAACGGTGTCGACATTGATCGCCAAAGTGGAATGGTGTACTTCACAGACACCAGTGCTATTTACCAGAGAAGAAATTGGGAATTGTCAGTTAGTACAGGTGATAAAACTGGAAGGTTAATGCGTTATGATCCATGGACAAAGAATGTCACTGTGTTGCGTCATGACTTGTCTTTTGCAAATGGGGTGGCACTAAGCAAAGAAGGTGATTTTGTGCTAGTAACCCAAACCACCGCAAAGAACATTTTGAGGTACTGGCTTCGAGGGCCTAGAGCCAACACTGTTGATATTTTTTTCCAACTGCAAGGAGCCCCAGACAATATCATCCGCAACATAAATGGAGAATTTTGGGTTGCGGAAAATAGTGCTCGAAAAGGTAAAGCGGTCAAGCTTGACGCCCAAGGAAATTTTTTGGACGTGGTAGATGGACTCAACCCTGTGAGTCATGTTGAGCAGCGTTATAGAAACCTTTGGATAGGATCTGTG
Protein-coding regions in this window:
- the LOC133716089 gene encoding protein STRICTOSIDINE SYNTHASE-LIKE 10-like, with amino-acid sequence MKSALVILFFFCLSVHQSQGASFSLPNLNHHEIPIHVPQPESIAFDCNGAPYVGVADGRIFKWLGYPFGWREFAVTSPNRPRGVCDLTTNKDNEPICGRPLGLKFDLTTCELYIADAYFGLLKTGPNGGVAQILATSAEGVPFRFLNGVDIDRQSGMVYFTDTSAIYQRRNWELSVSTGDKTGRLMRYDPWTKNVTVLRHDLSFANGVALSKEGDFVLVTQTTAKNILRYWLRGPRANTVDIFFQLQGAPDNIIRNINGEFWVAENSARKGKAVKLDAQGNFLDVVDGLNPVSHVEQRYRNLWIGSVVNNFVGVILNFV